A genomic region of Trueperaceae bacterium contains the following coding sequences:
- a CDS encoding ABC transporter permease — translation MTDSVASAKRAGKEPSVYVTPAWKLTWLRFTRHKLGVVCLWVVALVALMALTPEFFSTADPNATSARRAYIPPQTVRVFHEGRLTWPFVYQVEGQRNARTLKMEWAADTSTRIPVRLFARGYAYKLFGIIPADRHLVGFGTAERAEAAHVLGTDRLGRDQWSRLMYGTRISLSIGLVAVAISTILGIILGGVSGYFGGAVDNVIQRVIDLLQAIPAIPVWLALSAALPRTWPVTWVYFAITVILALLGWTRLAREVRGRFLSLREEDFVTAARLMGASQSRIIFSHMVPSFASHIIAAVTLAVPLMILNETFLSFLGLGMRPPAISWGVMLQEAQNLQSVVNAPWLLFPGLFVIITVLALNILGDGLRDAADPYSH, via the coding sequence ATGACCGACTCGGTGGCCTCAGCCAAGCGCGCCGGCAAGGAGCCGTCTGTCTACGTCACGCCCGCCTGGAAGCTCACCTGGTTGCGCTTCACGCGTCACAAGCTCGGGGTGGTCTGCCTGTGGGTTGTGGCGCTCGTCGCCCTGATGGCGCTGACGCCCGAGTTCTTCAGCACCGCCGACCCGAACGCCACCAGCGCCCGGCGCGCCTACATCCCGCCACAGACGGTGCGCGTGTTCCACGAGGGGCGCCTGACGTGGCCGTTCGTCTACCAGGTCGAGGGGCAGCGCAACGCCCGGACCCTCAAGATGGAGTGGGCGGCCGACACGTCGACCCGCATCCCCGTCAGGCTGTTCGCGCGCGGCTACGCCTACAAGCTGTTCGGCATCATCCCGGCCGACCGGCACCTCGTCGGGTTCGGGACGGCCGAGCGCGCCGAGGCCGCCCACGTCCTCGGCACCGACCGCCTGGGCCGCGACCAATGGTCGCGCCTCATGTACGGCACGCGCATCTCGCTCTCGATAGGCCTCGTGGCCGTGGCGATAAGCACCATCTTGGGCATCATCCTTGGCGGCGTGTCGGGCTACTTCGGGGGCGCCGTCGACAACGTCATCCAACGCGTCATCGACCTCCTGCAGGCCATCCCCGCCATCCCCGTCTGGCTCGCCCTGTCGGCCGCCCTGCCCCGCACGTGGCCCGTGACGTGGGTCTACTTCGCGATCACCGTCATCCTGGCGTTGCTCGGCTGGACCCGCCTGGCGCGCGAGGTGCGCGGGCGTTTCCTGAGCCTGCGCGAGGAGGACTTCGTCACGGCCGCCCGCCTGATGGGCGCCAGCCAGAGCCGCATCATCTTCTCGCACATGGTGCCCTCCTTCGCGAGCCACATCATCGCCGCCGTCACCCTGGCCGTGCCCCTCATGATCCTGAACGAGACCTTCCTCAGCTTCCTCGGCCTCGGCATGCGCCCACCGGCCATAAGCTGGGGCGTGATGCTGCAGGAGGCGCAGAACCTGCAGTCCGTCGTCAACGCTCCCTGGCTACTCTTCCCGGGGTTGTTCGTCATCATCACCGTGCTGGCGCTCAACATCTTAGGAGACGGTTTACGCGATGCCGCAGACCCCTACAGCCACTGA
- a CDS encoding sulfatase-like hydrolase/transferase produces the protein MADQLKATASSVYGAGGTATPALERLAERGVTYRNAFTPSPLCVPARVSLWSGRYPSSHGSRLNETPMPEGVAHAFRLWREAGYATALIGKNHCFEEPTDLALFDVLCEIGHEGLPPDRPPRGMEWYRPTAAVEAAHATRRAMPHQAPAVSYAVTDHPLDDYSTGLVTGQAVRYLESRAATDGPFALWVSYPDPHTPYEAPRSYFEAAARDGIVLPETEPPDMPGAPERTRVLRRLLDVASAPERERRRLLTTYRAMIRFVDDGVGRILAAIEGAGLDGDTIVVFLADHGDFALEHGMARKGGAFYDCLTRVPLIVSWPGHAPAGVVDDGMANLVDVVPTLLALQGLAAPPGVQGRPLPTLTDAAPREVVFSEYGAGGPPFTLADLDDLGERVGTTHGLDAVRASLKLREAEGFRKMVRTRDWKYVHDELGDLDELYDLRADPGELTNLAGRMGHAHEVGELGAILTAWTSATDGATGQARPDRGAGRTDAQA, from the coding sequence ATGGCCGATCAGCTGAAGGCGACGGCCAGCAGCGTCTACGGCGCCGGGGGCACCGCCACTCCGGCCCTTGAGCGGTTGGCGGAGCGCGGCGTCACCTACCGCAACGCCTTCACGCCCAGCCCGCTCTGCGTGCCGGCGCGCGTGTCGCTCTGGAGCGGTCGCTACCCGAGCTCGCACGGCTCGCGCCTCAACGAGACGCCCATGCCGGAGGGCGTCGCCCACGCCTTCAGGCTGTGGCGCGAGGCCGGCTACGCGACCGCCCTCATCGGCAAGAACCACTGCTTCGAGGAGCCCACCGACCTGGCCCTCTTCGACGTTCTGTGCGAGATCGGTCATGAGGGGCTCCCACCGGATCGCCCGCCCCGCGGGATGGAGTGGTACCGGCCGACGGCCGCGGTGGAGGCGGCTCACGCGACGCGGCGAGCCATGCCCCACCAGGCACCGGCCGTCTCCTACGCCGTGACGGACCACCCGCTGGACGACTACTCGACCGGGCTCGTGACGGGCCAGGCCGTCCGCTACCTCGAGTCGCGAGCGGCCACGGACGGGCCGTTCGCGCTCTGGGTCTCGTACCCCGACCCGCACACGCCCTACGAGGCCCCGCGGTCCTACTTCGAGGCGGCCGCTCGCGACGGGATCGTGCTCCCGGAGACCGAGCCGCCCGACATGCCGGGCGCGCCGGAACGGACGCGGGTGCTGCGGAGGCTGCTCGACGTCGCGAGCGCGCCGGAACGGGAGCGCCGGCGGCTCCTCACCACCTACCGCGCCATGATCCGGTTCGTCGACGACGGTGTCGGTCGCATCCTGGCGGCCATCGAAGGCGCCGGCCTGGATGGAGACACCATCGTCGTCTTCCTCGCCGACCACGGCGACTTCGCGCTCGAACACGGCATGGCCCGCAAGGGCGGAGCGTTCTACGACTGCCTGACGCGCGTCCCCCTCATCGTGTCCTGGCCGGGCCACGCCCCGGCCGGCGTGGTGGACGACGGCATGGCCAACCTGGTCGACGTGGTCCCCACCCTCCTCGCCCTCCAGGGCCTGGCGGCCCCGCCAGGGGTGCAGGGGAGGCCGCTCCCCACCCTCACGGACGCGGCGCCGCGGGAGGTCGTCTTCTCCGAGTACGGAGCGGGTGGGCCGCCGTTCACGCTGGCCGACCTCGACGACCTCGGGGAGCGCGTGGGCACCACTCACGGGCTCGACGCGGTGCGGGCCAGCCTGAAGCTGCGCGAGGCGGAGGGCTTCCGCAAGATGGTCCGGACCCGCGACTGGAAGTACGTGCACGACGAGCTGGGTGACCTCGACGAGCTCTACGACCTCCGCGCCGATCCGGGAGAACTCACGAACCTCGCCGGTCGGATGGGTCACGCCCACGAGGTCGGCGAGCTCGGGGCGATACTGACGGCATGGACCTCAGCCACGGACGGCGCGACCGGACAGGCGCGACCGGACCGAGGAGCCGGAAGGACGGACGCACAGGCATGA
- a CDS encoding ABC transporter ATP-binding protein, whose translation MPQTPTATDDRAHPAPAPATAGPREGGQRPLLSVRELRTYFELDEGTVRAVDGVSFDVMSGEVLGIVGESGCGKSITMKSILRLVAKPGRIVGGEILYHPDPAGRSGAVDEIDLTTLRADGRRMRNIRGGEIALIPQEPMASFSPLHTIGEQIIEAIRLHQRVSKREARAMAIERLREVGVPSPEERVDAYSWQLSGGLRQRAIIAMALSCRPKLLVADEPTTAIDVTTQAQVLSLLRDLQEEHGSAIIFITHDLGVIAQVADRVVVMYLGRVMERGPVDAIFHAPKHPYTKALLRSVPSMDSTARTELPTIEGSIPHPLHKPTGCPFHPRCPDAIPGVCDVHVPALHPADSEQPVACFLYHREYADEEAGAARAGRARRGRGVATLGAADE comes from the coding sequence ATGCCGCAGACCCCTACAGCCACTGACGACCGGGCCCACCCGGCTCCGGCGCCGGCCACGGCCGGCCCGCGCGAGGGGGGCCAGCGACCCCTGCTCTCAGTGCGCGAGCTCAGGACCTACTTCGAGCTCGACGAGGGCACGGTCCGCGCCGTCGACGGCGTCAGCTTCGACGTCATGTCCGGCGAGGTGCTCGGCATCGTCGGCGAGAGCGGCTGCGGCAAGAGCATCACCATGAAGTCCATCCTGAGGCTCGTCGCCAAGCCGGGCCGCATCGTGGGCGGCGAGATCCTCTACCACCCCGACCCCGCGGGCCGCTCGGGCGCCGTCGACGAGATCGACCTCACCACCCTGCGTGCCGACGGCCGCAGGATGCGCAACATCCGCGGCGGCGAGATCGCCCTCATCCCCCAGGAACCGATGGCCTCGTTCAGCCCGCTCCACACCATCGGCGAGCAGATCATCGAGGCCATACGGCTACACCAGCGGGTGTCGAAGCGCGAGGCGCGCGCCATGGCCATCGAGCGGCTGCGCGAGGTCGGGGTCCCGAGCCCCGAGGAGCGCGTCGACGCCTACTCCTGGCAGCTCTCGGGCGGGCTCAGGCAGCGCGCCATCATCGCCATGGCGCTCTCGTGCCGCCCCAAGCTGCTCGTAGCCGACGAGCCCACCACCGCCATCGACGTCACCACCCAGGCGCAGGTGCTCTCGCTCCTCAGGGACCTGCAGGAGGAGCACGGCTCCGCCATCATCTTCATCACCCACGACCTGGGCGTCATCGCGCAGGTCGCCGACCGGGTCGTCGTCATGTACTTGGGCAGGGTCATGGAGCGCGGCCCGGTCGACGCCATCTTCCACGCCCCCAAGCACCCGTACACGAAGGCGCTGCTCCGCTCCGTGCCCAGCATGGACAGCACCGCTCGCACCGAGTTGCCCACCATCGAGGGTTCGATCCCCCACCCGCTCCACAAGCCCACGGGCTGCCCGTTCCACCCGCGCTGCCCGGACGCCATACCGGGCGTCTGCGACGTGCACGTGCCGGCGCTCCACCCTGCCGACTCGGAGCAGCCCGTCGCCTGTTTCCTCTACCACCGCGAGTACGCCGACGAGGAGGCCGGCGCTGCCCGCGCCGGGCGCGCTCGCCGGGGTCGCGGCGTCGCCACGCTGGGGGCCGCCGATGAGTGA
- a CDS encoding ATP-binding cassette domain-containing protein, with amino-acid sequence MSDAAERRAVAGELPPERLLEVRHLKKHFPIKGGFFGRKVGAVKAVDDVSLHVDTGEILSLVGESGCGKTTTSRCVLRAMDPTAGEILFRLDDDVIDVAHLRTRELRPLWRDMQMIFQDPFGSLNPRKNLFDIIGEPLLVNGVRSRQERMDRVAELLGLVGLRPEYMHRYPHAFSGGQRQRVVIARALALNPKLVVADEAVSALDVSVQAQILNLLLELQERLGLSYLFVAHDLSIVKHISHRVAVMYVGKIVETAPTEPLFVAPLHPYTSALMGAVPQADPRRRAEMIRLEGEVANPANPPSGCYFHPRCPFATERCRTETPELREVRPGHFVACHRAEELDLPGIARGHEPAGAAPARPAVHPAPADLPPR; translated from the coding sequence ATGAGTGACGCTGCCGAGCGCCGCGCGGTGGCCGGCGAGCTGCCGCCGGAGCGGCTGCTCGAGGTGCGGCACCTCAAGAAGCACTTCCCGATCAAAGGCGGCTTCTTCGGGCGGAAGGTGGGCGCCGTCAAGGCGGTGGACGACGTCAGCCTGCACGTCGACACGGGCGAGATCCTCAGCCTGGTGGGGGAGAGCGGTTGCGGCAAGACGACCACCTCGCGCTGTGTGCTGCGCGCCATGGACCCCACGGCCGGCGAGATCCTCTTCCGACTCGACGACGACGTCATCGACGTCGCGCACCTGAGGACTCGCGAGCTGCGCCCCCTCTGGCGCGACATGCAGATGATCTTCCAGGACCCGTTCGGGTCGCTCAACCCCCGCAAGAACCTCTTCGACATCATCGGGGAGCCGCTCCTCGTCAACGGGGTGAGGAGCCGCCAGGAGCGCATGGACCGGGTGGCCGAGCTGCTCGGCCTCGTGGGTCTCAGGCCCGAGTACATGCACCGCTACCCGCACGCCTTCAGCGGCGGGCAGCGGCAACGGGTCGTGATAGCACGGGCGCTGGCCCTCAACCCGAAGCTCGTGGTGGCCGACGAGGCCGTGTCGGCGCTGGACGTCTCGGTGCAGGCGCAGATCCTCAACCTGCTGCTCGAGCTCCAGGAGCGCCTCGGCCTCTCCTACCTGTTCGTGGCGCACGACCTGAGCATCGTCAAGCACATCAGCCACCGCGTGGCGGTCATGTACGTGGGGAAGATCGTGGAGACCGCTCCCACCGAGCCGCTCTTCGTGGCGCCGCTCCACCCGTACACGTCGGCGCTCATGGGCGCGGTCCCGCAGGCCGACCCGCGCCGGCGCGCCGAGATGATCCGTTTGGAGGGCGAGGTCGCCAACCCCGCCAACCCGCCCAGCGGTTGTTACTTCCACCCGCGCTGCCCGTTCGCGACCGAGCGCTGCCGCACGGAGACGCCGGAACTGCGCGAGGTGCGCCCCGGGCACTTCGTGGCCTGTCACCGCGCCGAGGAGCTCGACCTGCCGGGCATCGCCAGGGGGCACGAGCCCGCCGGCGCCGCGCCGGCGCGCCCCGCGGTTCACCCCGCCCCCGCCGACCTGCCGCCCCGGTGA
- a CDS encoding ABC transporter permease, translating to MHWFIIKRLLLLPFLLLIFSIISFALIQAPPGDFLTSYVAELAAGGTSIDQAEIDALRTRYGLDQPLYVQYGRWVGNLLRGDLGVSLEWRRPNSELIGERLILTLVLTTFSLLFTWAVAIPIGIFSATRQYSLLDYVFTVLNYIGLATPNFMLALVLMWVAFDKFGVTVTGLFSPGFIDAPWSWARVGDLLTHVWLPMIVLGVAGTAQIARVVRANLLDELSKPYTEMARAKGLPEWRLVLKYPTRVAIAPVVSTLGWYFPQLLSGGLVVSVVMSLPTIGPLLLRALIGQDMYLAGTIILIFCLLAVLGALVSDILLAVLDPRIKLESA from the coding sequence TTGCACTGGTTCATAATCAAGCGCCTACTGCTGCTGCCGTTCCTGCTGCTCATCTTCTCGATCATCTCCTTCGCCCTCATCCAGGCGCCGCCGGGCGACTTCCTCACGAGCTACGTGGCCGAGCTCGCGGCGGGCGGCACCTCCATCGACCAGGCGGAGATCGACGCCCTCAGGACGCGTTACGGCCTCGACCAGCCCCTGTACGTGCAGTACGGCCGCTGGGTGGGCAACCTGCTGAGGGGCGACCTCGGCGTCTCCCTCGAGTGGCGTCGCCCCAACAGCGAACTCATCGGCGAGCGGCTCATCCTCACGCTCGTCCTGACCACCTTCTCTCTCTTGTTCACCTGGGCGGTGGCCATCCCGATAGGGATCTTCTCGGCCACGCGCCAGTACTCTCTCCTCGATTACGTCTTCACCGTCCTCAACTACATCGGCCTGGCCACTCCCAACTTCATGCTCGCGCTGGTGCTCATGTGGGTGGCGTTCGACAAGTTCGGGGTCACGGTCACGGGGCTCTTCTCGCCCGGCTTCATCGACGCCCCGTGGTCGTGGGCCAGGGTGGGCGACCTGCTCACCCACGTGTGGCTGCCCATGATCGTCCTGGGCGTGGCGGGCACCGCGCAGATCGCGCGCGTCGTGCGCGCCAACCTCCTCGACGAGCTCAGCAAGCCGTACACGGAGATGGCGCGCGCCAAGGGCCTCCCCGAGTGGCGCCTCGTGCTCAAGTACCCCACGCGGGTCGCCATCGCGCCGGTGGTGAGCACGCTCGGCTGGTACTTCCCACAGCTCCTGTCGGGCGGCCTCGTCGTGTCGGTGGTGATGAGCCTTCCGACCATCGGTCCGCTGCTCCTGCGCGCCCTCATCGGGCAGGACATGTACCTCGCCGGCACCATCATCTTGATCTTCTGCCTCCTGGCCGTGCTGGGGGCGCTCGTCTCCGACATCCTCCTGGCCGTCCTCGACCCGCGCATCAAGCTGGAGAGCGCATGA